From the Primulina tabacum isolate GXHZ01 chromosome 3, ASM2559414v2, whole genome shotgun sequence genome, one window contains:
- the LOC142540386 gene encoding GRF1-interacting factor 3-like isoform X5, with amino-acid sequence MCPAQLQKNLMYLAAIADAQPQTTPSPLMPPPVSNVATLIIYMILLVPLQTAFLFIHQHMQMTPRNAMQQGGLYMSHPQALAMSQQPGAFAQRAPFSIPHPMQDPRHQLHPQSTQGLMAMWPVGAANGMSPMHNISLGGVNSILPTSNPANKQEKPESGATPKSDGQGSADGDKAK; translated from the exons ATGTGCCCA GCGCAGCTTCAAAAGAATTTGATGTATTTAGCTGCCATTGCTGATGCCCAACCGCAGACAACACCATCACCATTAATGCCACCTCCGGTATCTAATGTTGCAACCTTGataatttatatgattttacTTGTACCATTACAAACTGCTTTCTTATTCATACATCAGCACATGCAAATGACTCCACGTAATGCAATGCAACAAGGGGGTCTATACATGTCTCATCCTCAGGCATTAGCCATGTCTCAGCAACCAGGTGCATTTGCTCAACGAGCACCATTCAGCATTCCACATCCCATGCAGGATCCACGGCATCAACTCCACCCACAATCCACACAAGGGCTAATGGCCATGTGGCCTGTTGGAGCGGCAAATGGAATGAGTCCCATGCACAACATCAGTCTTGGAGGGGTCAACAGCATTTTGCCCACTTCAAATCCAGCAAACAAGCAAGAAAAACCTGAGAGCGGCGCCACACCTAAATCCGATGGCCAGGGTAGTGCAGATGGAGATAAAGCAAAATAA
- the LOC142540388 gene encoding protein EARLY RESPONSIVE TO DEHYDRATION 15-like — MCNLCRPQMATSALHPNAPIFVPSTYRQVEDFSDQWWDLVQSSPWFRDYWLRECFSDPELDPPSMQIPDSILQGEIHNRKPINDGHAASKDGGLDLVSLGWLKWRKPRGAPEAPRYFEKAPRTVKVKVKVKVNPRPIQQPR; from the exons ATGTGTAATTTATGCAGACCTCAGATGGCGACGTCAGCACTGCACCCTAACGCGCCGATTTTCGTACCATCGACGTACCGCCAAGTGGAGGACTTCTCTGATCAGTGGTGGGATCTCGTCCAGTCTTCTCCTTGGTTCCGCGACTACTGGCTGCGGGAGTGCTTCTCCGATCCCGAACTGGACCCTCCATCTATGCAGATTCCCGATTCCATCCTCCAAGGAGAGATCCACAACAGAAAACCCATCAATGACGGTCACGCTGCTTCCAAAG ATGGGGGTCTGGATTTGGTTTCTTTGGGGTGGTTGAAGTGGCGGAAGCCGCGTGGAGCGCCGGAGGCCCCGAGGTATTTTGAAAAGGCGCCGAGGACTGTGAAGGTGAAGGTGAAGGTGAAGGTGAATCCGAGGCCGATTCAGCAGCCGCGGTAG
- the LOC142540385 gene encoding wound-induced protein 1-like: MRVLTGDKESHFHFVPHSISAFGHIVLAEGFDQPRSIAWVHAWTVTDGIITQVKEYFNTSLTVTRFGKSEQSDFGIASLHCPSVWESSFPDRVGKSVPGLVLAI, translated from the coding sequence ATGCGCGTGCTCACCGGAGACAAGGAATCTCATTTCCATTTTGTCCCCCACAGCATCTCCGCCTTTGGCCACATTGTCCTCGCCGAAGGATTCGACCAGCCCCGTTCAATCGCCTGGGTCCACGCCTGGACGGTCACTGATGGGATAATAACCCAGGTTAAGGAGTACTTCAACACATCTCTCACCGTCACGCGTTTCGGCAAATCTGAACAGTCCGATTTCGGCATTGCTTCCCTTCACTGCCCTTCCGTTTGGGAGAGTAGCTTTCCAGATCGGGTCGGGAAATCCGTGCCGGGTCTCGTGCTTGCTATCTGA
- the LOC142540386 gene encoding GRF1-interacting factor 3-like isoform X2 produces the protein MYLDENKKLILAILDNQNLGKLAECAQYQAQLQKNLMYLAAIADAQPQTTPSPLMPPPVSNVATLIIYMILLVPLQTAFLFIHQHMQMTPRNAMQQGGLYMSHPQALAMSQQPGAFAQRAPFSIPHPMQDPRHQLHPQSTQGLMAMWPVGAANGMSPMHNISLGGVNSILPTSNPANKQEKPESGATPKSDGQGSADGDKAK, from the exons TACCTTGACGAGAACAAGAAATTGATATTGGCAATTTTGGACAATCAAAATCTTGGCAAACTTGCTGAATGTGCCCA ATACCAGGCGCAGCTTCAAAAGAATTTGATGTATTTAGCTGCCATTGCTGATGCCCAACCGCAGACAACACCATCACCATTAATGCCACCTCCGGTATCTAATGTTGCAACCTTGataatttatatgattttacTTGTACCATTACAAACTGCTTTCTTATTCATACATCAGCACATGCAAATGACTCCACGTAATGCAATGCAACAAGGGGGTCTATACATGTCTCATCCTCAGGCATTAGCCATGTCTCAGCAACCAGGTGCATTTGCTCAACGAGCACCATTCAGCATTCCACATCCCATGCAGGATCCACGGCATCAACTCCACCCACAATCCACACAAGGGCTAATGGCCATGTGGCCTGTTGGAGCGGCAAATGGAATGAGTCCCATGCACAACATCAGTCTTGGAGGGGTCAACAGCATTTTGCCCACTTCAAATCCAGCAAACAAGCAAGAAAAACCTGAGAGCGGCGCCACACCTAAATCCGATGGCCAGGGTAGTGCAGATGGAGATAAAGCAAAATAA
- the LOC142540389 gene encoding heavy metal-associated isoprenylated plant protein 45 has protein sequence MANVVELKVGLHCDECIKKILKAIKKIEDIETYGVDTELNKVTVTGNVTNEEVIRVLHKIGKQAKSWDQNSENTN, from the exons ATGGCTAAT GTGGTGGAGTTGAAGGTAGGATTACACTGCGATGAATGTATCAAGAAAATCTTGAAGGCCATCAAGAAAATAGAAG ATATTGAAACGTACGGCGTGGACACGGAGTTGAACAAGGTTACTGTGACCGGCAATGTGACTAATGAAGAGGTTATTAGGGTTCTTCACAAGATTGGAAAACAAGCCAAGAGTTGGGACCAAAACTCAGAAAACACCAACTGA